One Paraburkholderia dioscoreae DNA segment encodes these proteins:
- a CDS encoding Na/Pi cotransporter family protein translates to MLILLNLLAGVALLVWGSHIVRTGILRVLGADLRSVLGRSTSSRWRAFLSGVGVTSLVQSSNATAVIVTSFAAQGLLPLTSGLAIMLGADVGTALMARVLTLDLSWLSPILILLGVPLFLSRKQTRLGQAGRTLIGLGLILLALRLIVEAAQPMMQGAGVRVMFGALTGDTMLDALVGAAFAMLSYSSLAAVLLTATLASSGVISLKVALCLVIGANLGSGLLALLGTVAQNAAARRLALGSFAFKLAGALLILPFASLLARGLPVLIANPREATVGFHLIYNALRCCACLSLIDPVARICVRALPDRPVPNGELRPLHLDTAALSTPTLALAHAAREVLRIGDIVRTMLDNVADLIHHNNLDKARETVRMDDDVDELYAAVKTYLTLISREQLDEADSRRWTDIISLTINLEHAGDIIERIVGDIEEKKIAHRLSFSEEGLGELDDLQARLVSNLQLGLSVFLNNDLRCAERLLAEKERFRDLERAYSYRHLDRLAGQTLRSIETSALHLDLISDMKRLNSLFCSTAYPVLDAAGALHDTRLRKRVLDTMHVKE, encoded by the coding sequence ATGTTGATTCTCCTAAACCTTCTGGCTGGTGTGGCGCTCCTCGTGTGGGGTTCACACATTGTGCGCACCGGCATCCTGCGGGTTCTCGGCGCCGATCTGCGCAGCGTGCTGGGGCGCAGCACCAGTAGCCGCTGGCGGGCGTTCCTCTCGGGCGTCGGCGTCACGAGTCTCGTACAGAGCAGCAATGCCACCGCGGTAATCGTCACGTCGTTCGCGGCGCAAGGACTTTTACCGCTCACCAGCGGTCTCGCGATCATGCTCGGCGCAGACGTCGGCACCGCATTGATGGCGCGGGTTCTCACACTCGATCTATCCTGGTTGTCGCCGATCCTGATTCTGCTCGGCGTGCCGCTCTTTCTGTCGCGCAAGCAGACCCGTCTCGGCCAGGCCGGCCGCACGCTGATCGGCCTCGGGCTGATCCTGCTGGCGCTGCGTCTGATCGTCGAAGCCGCCCAGCCCATGATGCAAGGCGCCGGCGTGCGCGTAATGTTCGGTGCACTGACCGGCGACACCATGCTCGACGCGCTGGTCGGCGCCGCGTTTGCCATGCTGTCCTATTCGAGCCTTGCCGCCGTGCTGCTGACCGCGACGCTTGCCTCATCCGGTGTGATTTCTTTGAAGGTGGCGCTGTGCCTCGTGATCGGCGCGAATCTCGGCAGCGGCCTGCTCGCGCTCCTCGGCACCGTCGCACAGAACGCGGCGGCGCGGCGGCTCGCGTTGGGCAGTTTTGCGTTCAAACTGGCCGGCGCATTGCTGATCCTCCCGTTCGCCTCGCTGCTCGCGCGCGGATTGCCGGTGTTGATCGCGAATCCGCGTGAAGCAACCGTCGGATTTCACCTGATCTATAACGCGCTGCGTTGCTGCGCGTGCCTGTCGCTGATCGATCCGGTGGCGCGCATCTGTGTGCGTGCCTTGCCCGACCGGCCGGTGCCGAACGGCGAGCTACGGCCGCTCCACCTGGATACCGCCGCGCTGTCCACGCCTACGCTCGCGCTCGCGCACGCCGCGCGCGAGGTGCTGCGGATCGGCGACATCGTGCGCACCATGCTCGACAATGTCGCGGACCTGATCCATCACAACAATCTGGACAAGGCGCGAGAAACGGTCCGCATGGACGACGACGTCGACGAGCTTTACGCCGCGGTCAAAACCTATCTGACGCTGATCTCGCGCGAGCAGCTCGACGAAGCCGATAGCCGCCGCTGGACCGACATCATTTCGTTGACGATCAACCTGGAGCATGCGGGCGACATCATCGAGCGGATCGTGGGCGACATCGAGGAAAAGAAGATCGCTCACCGGCTGTCGTTTTCGGAGGAAGGGCTGGGTGAACTGGACGACTTGCAGGCACGCCTCGTCAGCAACCTGCAGCTCGGCCTGTCGGTGTTTCTGAACAACGACTTGCGGTGTGCCGAGCGGCTGCTGGCGGAGAAGGAGCGCTTTCGCGATCTGGAGCGCGCCTATTCATACCGCCATCTGGACCGGCTCGCCGGGCAAACCTTGCGAAGCATCGAGACCAGCGCACTGCATCTCGATCTGATCAGCGACATGAAGCGGCTCAACTCACTATTCTGCTCGACCGCCTATCCGGTGCTCGACGCAGCCGGCGCGTTGCACGACACGCGCCTGCGCAAGCGCGTGCTCGATACCATGCACGTGAAGGAATAG
- a CDS encoding HAD family hydrolase: MSRNLALFDLDHTLLPLDSDQAWAHFIAGLGVEGAVRHAQEIDDYYRQYVAGTLDMAAYLNYTLAPLARHSREQLDAWHAQFMQQVIAPAILPAARELVQRHLDADDLCCIVTATNVFITEPIGKALGFEHLLGIELGTEGGDPSARFTGTAVGTPTFREGKIARTESWLASLGHRLQDFHESWFYSDSINDVPLLERVTHPVATNPDPRLRAVATERGWPVIELFA; the protein is encoded by the coding sequence ATGAGCCGCAACCTTGCGCTGTTCGACCTGGATCACACGTTGCTGCCGCTCGACAGCGATCAGGCGTGGGCCCACTTCATTGCTGGACTGGGTGTGGAAGGCGCCGTGCGGCACGCGCAGGAAATCGACGATTACTACCGGCAGTATGTGGCCGGCACGCTCGATATGGCTGCCTATCTGAACTACACGCTGGCACCGCTCGCCCGCCACTCGCGCGAGCAACTCGACGCGTGGCACGCGCAGTTCATGCAGCAGGTGATTGCACCGGCCATCCTGCCCGCCGCGCGTGAACTCGTGCAACGCCATCTGGACGCAGACGATCTTTGCTGCATCGTCACCGCCACCAACGTGTTCATCACGGAGCCGATCGGCAAGGCGCTCGGTTTCGAGCATCTGCTGGGAATCGAGCTCGGCACCGAAGGCGGCGATCCATCGGCGCGCTTCACTGGAACTGCTGTCGGCACCCCCACCTTCCGCGAAGGCAAGATCGCGCGCACCGAGAGTTGGCTGGCTTCGCTCGGGCATCGGCTGCAGGATTTCCACGAGAGCTGGTTCTATAGCGATTCGATCAACGACGTCCCCTTGCTGGAGCGCGTCACCCATCCGGTCGCGACCAATCCCGATCCGCGCTTACGCGCCGTCGCCACGGAACGCGGCTGGCCGGTGATCGAGCTGTTTGCCTAA
- a CDS encoding DeoR/GlpR family DNA-binding transcription regulator has protein sequence MWQEDRHQRIRALLSTLQRVSTERIMADLGVSRETVRRDLLDLEALGELRRVHGGAIKPADEAPIAERVHMRVKSKTAIAKAATGLIASGQTLFIDAGTTTAALAEELAKLANLTVVTNSIDVALKMRGAVDQTEAANEVILLGGSISDRAMATTGATTVLDIQRYRADLALLSPVGVDHRHGATNYDHAETEVARAMVANADRVVILADYSKIGQRSRISYCPVDRIDVLVTNKKAAEAADFASLKKKLEEIVLA, from the coding sequence ATGTGGCAGGAAGACCGTCATCAGAGAATTCGAGCGTTACTGTCCACGCTTCAACGCGTGTCCACGGAACGGATCATGGCGGACCTCGGGGTGTCGCGCGAAACCGTGCGGCGCGATCTGCTCGACCTCGAAGCGCTCGGTGAACTGCGCCGCGTGCACGGCGGCGCGATCAAGCCCGCCGACGAAGCGCCGATCGCCGAGCGCGTGCACATGCGCGTCAAATCCAAAACCGCCATCGCCAAAGCGGCTACAGGGTTGATCGCGAGCGGCCAGACACTTTTCATCGACGCCGGCACCACCACCGCCGCGCTGGCCGAAGAACTGGCGAAACTCGCGAACCTCACCGTCGTCACCAATTCGATCGACGTCGCGCTGAAGATGCGCGGCGCGGTCGATCAAACCGAAGCCGCCAACGAAGTCATCCTGCTCGGCGGCTCGATCAGCGACCGCGCCATGGCGACCACCGGCGCCACCACCGTGCTCGACATCCAGCGCTATCGCGCAGACCTCGCGCTGCTGTCGCCTGTCGGTGTCGATCACCGGCATGGCGCGACCAACTACGACCATGCCGAAACCGAAGTGGCGCGCGCCATGGTCGCCAACGCTGACCGCGTGGTGATCCTCGCCGATTACAGCAAGATCGGCCAGCGCAGCCGTATCTCCTACTGCCCGGTCGATCGGATCGACGTGCTCGTCACCAACAAAAAGGCGGCCGAAGCCGCCGATTTTGCGTCACTGAAAAAGAAGCTCGAAGAGATCGTTCTCGCTTAG